From Nicotiana tabacum cultivar K326 chromosome 15, ASM71507v2, whole genome shotgun sequence, the proteins below share one genomic window:
- the LOC107798243 gene encoding BTB/POZ domain and ankyrin repeat-containing protein NBCL-like isoform X1: MTPEDSLRTLSSDYLNLLINGQAFSDVTFSVEGRLVHAHKCILAARSLFFRKFFCGPESPGGSCGPRISPFSGGLASSPRGTSGSQVIPVNTVGYEVFLLMLQFLYSGQVSIVPQKHEPRPNCGERSCWHTHCTSAVDLALDTLAAARSFGVEQLALLTQQKQLTSMVEKASIEDVMKVLIASRKQDMHQLWTSCSHLVAKSGLPPEILVKHLPIDVVAKIEDLRLKSSISRTRSLIPHHHHHEIPSTIELEDHKIRRMRRALDSSDVELVKLMVMGEGLNLDESLALHYAVENCSREVVKALLELGAADVNYQAGPNGKSSLHLAAEMVSPDMVAVLLDHHADPNVQTMDGITPLDILRTLTSDFLFKGAIPGLTHIEPNKLRLCLELVQSAAMVISREEGEANNNPSSDNIYPPHVREDHSSSTSSGNNNLGNLNVDSRMVYLNLGAAPHHQMACKMNEGDQHDCSSSHNTQNPASMYHHHHSHEY; this comes from the exons ATGACTCCTGAAGACTCCTTAAGAACTCTCTCTTCAGATTATCTCAATCTTCTCATCAACGGTCAAGCTTTTAGTGATGTTACTTTCAGTGTTGAAGGTCGTTTAGTTCATGCTCATAAATGCATCTTAGCTGCTAGGAGTCTTTTCTTTAGGAAATTCTTTTGTGGGCCGGAGTCACCCGGTGGCAGCTGCGGCCCAAGGATAAGCCCCTTCAGCGGCGGACTAGCATCGTCGCCGAGGGGCACGAGTGGTTCACAGGTGATACCTGTGAACACAGTAGGGTATGAAGTTTTCTTGTTGATGCTTCAATTTTTGTACAGTGGACAAGTTTCAATTGTTCCACAAAAACATGAACCAAGGCCTAATTGTGGGGAGAGAAGCTGTTGGCATACACATTGCACCTCAGCCGTTGATCTTGCCCTTGATACTCTTGCAGCCGCTAGATCTTTTGGTGTGGAACAGCTCGCTTTGCTCACTCAG CAGAAGCAATTGACAAGCATGGTGGAGAAGGCTTCAATTGAAGATGTGATGAAAGTTTTAATAGCTTCAAGAAAACAAGACATGCACCAACTTTGGACTAGTTGTTCTCATTTAGTTGCAAAATCAGGCCTCCCACCAGAAATCTTAGTCAAACACCTCCCTATTGATGTTGTAGCCAAAATTGAAGATCTCCGTCTCAAATCCTCCATATCACGAACAAGATCATTAATCCCTCATCACCACCACCACGAAATTCCTTCGACCATTGAGCTGGAGGACCATAAAATTCGACGAATGAGACGAGCCCTTGACTCGTCAGACGTTGAACTTGTCAAGCTTATGGTAATGGGAGAAGGCCTAAATCTTGATGAATCACTCGCATTGCATTATGCTGTGGAGAATTGCAGCCGGGAAGTAGTGAAAGCGCTACTCGAGCTTGGTGCAGCTGATGTGAACTATCAAGCCGGCCCCAACGGCAAAAGCTCGCTTCACTTAGCAGCTGAAATGGTGTCACCTGACATGGTCGCAGTTCTATTGGACCATCATGCTGACCCGAACGTTCAAACCATGGATGGGATCACTCCACTCGATATTCTCAGAACCCTAACGTCTGATTTTCTATTTAAGGGTGCTATCCCCGGACTCACTCACATTGAACCGAATAAGTTAAGACTTTGCCTAGAACTTGTTCAATCAGCAGCAATGGTAATATCTAGAGAGGAAGGAGAAGCGAATAATAATCCGTCTTCGGATAATATATATCCTCCACATGTTCGTGAAGATCATAGTTCTAGTACAAGCAGTGGGAACAACAATTTGGGAAACTTAAACGTGGATTCAAGAATGGTGTATTTAAATCTTGGTGCAGCACCTCATCATCAAATGGCATGCAAAATGAATGAAGGAGATCAACATGATTGCAGCAGCAGCCACAATACCCAGAATCCAGCATCAATGTACCACCACCACCATTCTCATGAGTATTAA
- the LOC107798243 gene encoding BTB/POZ domain and ankyrin repeat-containing protein NBCL-like isoform X2 produces MTPEDSLRTLSSDYLNLLINGQAFSDVTFSVEGRLVHAHKCILAARSLFFRKFFCGPESPGGSCGPRISPFSGGLASSPRGTSGSQVIPVNTVGYEVFLLMLQFLYSGQVSIVPQKHEPRPNCGERSCWHTHCTSAVDLALDTLAAARSFGVEQLALLTQKQLTSMVEKASIEDVMKVLIASRKQDMHQLWTSCSHLVAKSGLPPEILVKHLPIDVVAKIEDLRLKSSISRTRSLIPHHHHHEIPSTIELEDHKIRRMRRALDSSDVELVKLMVMGEGLNLDESLALHYAVENCSREVVKALLELGAADVNYQAGPNGKSSLHLAAEMVSPDMVAVLLDHHADPNVQTMDGITPLDILRTLTSDFLFKGAIPGLTHIEPNKLRLCLELVQSAAMVISREEGEANNNPSSDNIYPPHVREDHSSSTSSGNNNLGNLNVDSRMVYLNLGAAPHHQMACKMNEGDQHDCSSSHNTQNPASMYHHHHSHEY; encoded by the exons ATGACTCCTGAAGACTCCTTAAGAACTCTCTCTTCAGATTATCTCAATCTTCTCATCAACGGTCAAGCTTTTAGTGATGTTACTTTCAGTGTTGAAGGTCGTTTAGTTCATGCTCATAAATGCATCTTAGCTGCTAGGAGTCTTTTCTTTAGGAAATTCTTTTGTGGGCCGGAGTCACCCGGTGGCAGCTGCGGCCCAAGGATAAGCCCCTTCAGCGGCGGACTAGCATCGTCGCCGAGGGGCACGAGTGGTTCACAGGTGATACCTGTGAACACAGTAGGGTATGAAGTTTTCTTGTTGATGCTTCAATTTTTGTACAGTGGACAAGTTTCAATTGTTCCACAAAAACATGAACCAAGGCCTAATTGTGGGGAGAGAAGCTGTTGGCATACACATTGCACCTCAGCCGTTGATCTTGCCCTTGATACTCTTGCAGCCGCTAGATCTTTTGGTGTGGAACAGCTCGCTTTGCTCACTCAG AAGCAATTGACAAGCATGGTGGAGAAGGCTTCAATTGAAGATGTGATGAAAGTTTTAATAGCTTCAAGAAAACAAGACATGCACCAACTTTGGACTAGTTGTTCTCATTTAGTTGCAAAATCAGGCCTCCCACCAGAAATCTTAGTCAAACACCTCCCTATTGATGTTGTAGCCAAAATTGAAGATCTCCGTCTCAAATCCTCCATATCACGAACAAGATCATTAATCCCTCATCACCACCACCACGAAATTCCTTCGACCATTGAGCTGGAGGACCATAAAATTCGACGAATGAGACGAGCCCTTGACTCGTCAGACGTTGAACTTGTCAAGCTTATGGTAATGGGAGAAGGCCTAAATCTTGATGAATCACTCGCATTGCATTATGCTGTGGAGAATTGCAGCCGGGAAGTAGTGAAAGCGCTACTCGAGCTTGGTGCAGCTGATGTGAACTATCAAGCCGGCCCCAACGGCAAAAGCTCGCTTCACTTAGCAGCTGAAATGGTGTCACCTGACATGGTCGCAGTTCTATTGGACCATCATGCTGACCCGAACGTTCAAACCATGGATGGGATCACTCCACTCGATATTCTCAGAACCCTAACGTCTGATTTTCTATTTAAGGGTGCTATCCCCGGACTCACTCACATTGAACCGAATAAGTTAAGACTTTGCCTAGAACTTGTTCAATCAGCAGCAATGGTAATATCTAGAGAGGAAGGAGAAGCGAATAATAATCCGTCTTCGGATAATATATATCCTCCACATGTTCGTGAAGATCATAGTTCTAGTACAAGCAGTGGGAACAACAATTTGGGAAACTTAAACGTGGATTCAAGAATGGTGTATTTAAATCTTGGTGCAGCACCTCATCATCAAATGGCATGCAAAATGAATGAAGGAGATCAACATGATTGCAGCAGCAGCCACAATACCCAGAATCCAGCATCAATGTACCACCACCACCATTCTCATGAGTATTAA